One Aneurinibacillus migulanus genomic region harbors:
- a CDS encoding sigma 54-interacting transcriptional regulator has translation MIIWEQILRPISAIVTRQAELQDVLREIHKQGTDIAFVTENENIVGYVHTDSLLEQLRNIPDLKQPIRYRKDILKVPHLHPVEYYHNISVVLGIDTNGDITGYSTVWQARHQMNELQLTHMNQILNGAGAGVVRTNTAFEIEFINETAENILGLSRSFLMNRNYKKLLTMDKDINRVIQGETLMSVSSSINFKQISGNFSPLRIDGKVTGLIHIFFLRETFEEAVQELEFVRNLYSDLQAVYASSHEQILVVDPNGEVMRVAGTFLKEFWEMKGPEAVIGRNIYEFENKGMFRPNIVDLCIKKKKKLTMIQDTIHGRKVWSVATPVYHEGKLEKVVVLSRDITETNRLREKLTSTATGGDASDPFVPASHTDKPLIYRSRIVEDLVDEVKRVARVDSTVLFTGESGVGKEVFARTLHAASRRSEQALIRVNCGAIPENLIESELFGYERGAFTGADQKGKPGLFEVAHRGSIFLDEIGELSPNVQVKLLRVLQEKEIVRVGGVHTIPVDVRVIAATNQNLQEMIERGEFREDLYYRLNVIPIRIPPLRERMEDIFSLSIYFLQQFTRSYQIEKGFSPEALEVLENYDWPGNVRELQNIVERLLVTSQGEFIQREDVLRVLYGETGRRRKQPMVFELMPLKEAVAELESQLIELGLKKYGTALKVSEVLGVSPATISRRMNKLLK, from the coding sequence ATGATTATTTGGGAGCAAATTCTGCGCCCGATTTCGGCCATCGTCACCAGGCAAGCCGAATTGCAGGACGTACTGCGTGAAATACACAAGCAGGGAACAGACATTGCCTTTGTTACAGAGAATGAAAACATCGTTGGCTACGTCCACACCGACTCCTTATTGGAACAGCTCAGGAATATACCGGACCTGAAGCAGCCGATTCGATACCGAAAGGATATCCTCAAAGTTCCCCATCTGCATCCGGTCGAATACTACCATAATATTTCTGTCGTGCTGGGGATCGATACGAATGGTGACATTACAGGCTACAGCACGGTTTGGCAGGCCCGTCATCAGATGAACGAATTGCAGCTTACACATATGAACCAAATATTGAATGGAGCCGGCGCAGGTGTCGTGAGAACGAATACCGCCTTCGAAATCGAGTTCATCAATGAAACGGCAGAGAACATTTTGGGATTGTCCCGTTCTTTTCTTATGAACCGTAATTATAAGAAATTGCTAACCATGGATAAGGATATAAATCGGGTCATCCAGGGCGAGACGCTGATGAGCGTAAGTAGCTCGATTAACTTCAAACAGATTAGTGGGAATTTTTCCCCTCTGCGGATTGACGGGAAAGTTACTGGATTAATCCATATTTTTTTTCTGCGCGAGACATTCGAGGAAGCCGTGCAGGAACTGGAATTTGTACGCAATTTGTATTCTGATTTGCAAGCGGTATACGCTTCTTCCCATGAGCAAATTCTGGTAGTCGACCCAAACGGGGAAGTGATGCGGGTGGCCGGTACGTTCCTGAAAGAATTCTGGGAGATGAAAGGACCTGAAGCAGTCATTGGCCGGAACATCTATGAATTTGAAAACAAAGGAATGTTTCGTCCGAATATCGTTGATCTATGCATAAAAAAGAAGAAAAAATTAACGATGATTCAGGATACGATTCACGGACGGAAGGTCTGGTCAGTAGCAACGCCTGTGTATCATGAAGGGAAGTTGGAGAAAGTAGTCGTCCTCTCACGTGATATTACGGAAACAAATCGTTTACGTGAAAAGCTTACGTCAACGGCAACGGGAGGGGATGCATCGGATCCATTCGTCCCTGCTTCCCATACAGATAAGCCGTTAATTTACCGTTCTCGTATTGTAGAAGATCTGGTAGATGAAGTGAAACGGGTAGCACGGGTCGATTCGACTGTTTTATTTACCGGGGAATCAGGGGTAGGTAAGGAAGTGTTCGCCAGAACCCTTCACGCGGCCAGCCGTCGTAGCGAACAAGCGCTTATTCGAGTAAATTGTGGGGCTATACCAGAGAACTTGATTGAGAGTGAATTGTTCGGCTATGAGAGAGGGGCTTTCACAGGTGCAGATCAAAAGGGCAAGCCCGGTTTGTTTGAGGTGGCTCACCGCGGCTCTATTTTTCTTGATGAAATCGGTGAGCTATCACCGAATGTACAGGTTAAATTGCTGAGGGTGCTTCAGGAAAAGGAGATTGTTCGCGTAGGCGGTGTGCATACAATTCCGGTGGATGTCCGAGTTATTGCGGCTACCAATCAAAATTTACAAGAGATGATAGAGCGTGGAGAGTTCCGCGAGGATTTATACTACCGACTTAATGTCATTCCAATTCGCATTCCACCGCTTCGGGAACGGATGGAAGATATTTTTTCCCTGTCCATTTATTTTCTTCAGCAGTTTACCCGTTCGTATCAGATAGAGAAAGGGTTTTCACCGGAAGCGCTTGAGGTGTTGGAGAACTATGATTGGCCCGGCAATGTAAGGGAATTGCAGAACATCGTAGAACGTCTGCTTGTCACAAGCCAGGGAGAGTTCATTCAGCGTGAAGACGTATTGCGGGTGCTTTATGGCGAGACGGGAAGAAGACGCAAGCAGCCGATGGTGTTTGAGCTTATGCCGCTGAAGGAAGCGGTAGCCGAACTTGAAAGCCAGTTGATTGAACTTGGACTGAAAAAGTACGGGACAGCATTGAAGGTATCAGAAGTGCTCGGGGTTAGCCCGGCTACCATAAGCAGGCGGATGAATAAGCTGTTGAAATAA
- a CDS encoding acetyl-CoA carboxylase biotin carboxylase subunit gives MSYFDKILIANRGEIARRIIRTCKHVGIRTVAVYSEADVDAPFVEEADEAVCIGPAQAKKSYLDIERVIQVAKETEAKAIHPGYGFLSENPVFVRRCEEEGIVFIGPSARIIELMGSKIEARRQMQAAGVPVVPGWDGKLASVEEALFIAESLGYPLMLKASAGGGGIGMQLVHTPDELQKAFDSTMQRAASYFGDGTLFLEKWISNPRHIEVQVACDAQGNAVHLFERECSVQRRNQKVIEESPSPYLDENTRAELLETALRGVKQIGYVTVGTMEFIFDDKKNFYFLEMNTRLQVEHPVTEEITGLDLVEWQIRLAAGEPLPLQQENIKRNGHAMECRLYAEDPQTFFPSPGTLTRLHIPENDVRLDFAVIEGSVVTPFYDPMIGKIITHGHDRADAIRKMEKVLETCRVEGVKTNTPLLQKVMRDEEFRKGQYTTRFLDKLLV, from the coding sequence ATGAGTTACTTTGATAAAATCTTAATTGCCAACAGGGGAGAAATTGCCCGACGCATCATACGGACATGCAAGCATGTAGGAATCCGTACGGTAGCTGTTTATTCGGAAGCGGATGTAGATGCTCCTTTTGTGGAAGAGGCGGATGAAGCGGTTTGTATCGGTCCGGCGCAGGCGAAAAAGAGTTATCTTGATATTGAGCGGGTCATCCAGGTTGCTAAGGAAACCGAAGCAAAAGCCATCCATCCAGGGTACGGTTTTCTCTCTGAGAATCCGGTGTTTGTTCGTCGCTGTGAAGAGGAAGGGATTGTGTTCATCGGGCCAAGTGCGCGGATTATCGAGCTGATGGGGAGCAAAATCGAAGCTCGTCGCCAAATGCAAGCAGCCGGCGTACCGGTTGTACCCGGCTGGGACGGAAAGCTCGCTTCCGTGGAAGAAGCGTTGTTCATAGCTGAGAGCCTGGGCTATCCGCTTATGCTAAAAGCAAGCGCAGGGGGAGGTGGCATCGGAATGCAGTTGGTGCATACTCCAGATGAATTGCAAAAAGCATTTGATTCCACCATGCAGCGAGCCGCTTCTTATTTCGGAGACGGAACCTTATTCCTGGAGAAGTGGATTTCGAATCCACGTCATATCGAAGTGCAGGTAGCTTGTGATGCGCAAGGTAATGCGGTGCATTTGTTTGAGAGGGAATGCTCCGTTCAGCGAAGAAATCAGAAGGTCATTGAGGAAAGTCCGTCACCTTATCTTGATGAAAACACTCGTGCCGAGCTTTTGGAGACTGCTCTGCGAGGCGTGAAACAAATTGGCTATGTTACTGTGGGAACGATGGAATTCATTTTTGACGATAAGAAGAATTTTTATTTTCTTGAAATGAATACCCGCCTGCAGGTTGAACATCCGGTAACAGAGGAGATTACAGGGCTGGATTTGGTAGAGTGGCAAATTCGATTGGCGGCTGGGGAACCGCTACCTTTACAACAGGAGAACATTAAGAGAAACGGACATGCTATGGAATGTAGGTTATATGCAGAGGACCCGCAGACATTCTTTCCGTCTCCAGGAACGCTTACCAGATTGCATATACCGGAGAATGATGTACGGTTAGACTTTGCCGTTATAGAAGGAAGTGTCGTTACACCGTTTTACGATCCGATGATCGGAAAAATCATCACGCATGGACATGATCGAGCGGATGCAATACGTAAAATGGAAAAGGTACTTGAAACATGCAGGGTAGAAGGAGTAAAAACAAATACACCCCTCCTTCAGAAGGTCATGCGGGACGAAGAATTCAGAAAAGGTCAATATACGACACGATTCCTAGATAAACTACTTGTATAA
- a CDS encoding acetyl-CoA carboxylase, translated as MTLSENKSIISPVPGIFYRKPSPDKDVFVNEGDSVKAGDVIGLIEVMKNFYEIKAEADGVVERFCVENEDIVDAGQEVAVVK; from the coding sequence ATGACTTTGTCAGAGAATAAATCTATTATTTCCCCGGTTCCGGGCATATTCTATCGCAAGCCGTCCCCTGATAAAGATGTATTTGTAAATGAAGGAGATAGTGTAAAAGCAGGGGATGTCATCGGTTTAATCGAGGTTATGAAAAACTTCTATGAAATCAAAGCGGAGGCCGATGGCGTAGTGGAGCGGTTCTGTGTGGAGAATGAAGACATCGTGGATGCAGGACAGGAAGTTGCCGTAGTGAAGTAA
- a CDS encoding 5-oxoprolinase subunit C family protein produces the protein MIHVLNPGLQTTVQDQGRIGYYEIGMPPSGAMDKYSYTIANLLVGNDENAAALEITYMGPTLEFREDTVIAVTGGEIPPKINGEPIPMWETVSVASGDQLSFDFVKQGARVYLAVAGGVDVPVIMESRSTYTLCGIGGFEGRALQQGDELHIGNATRESIRIGTRVPDALVPQFAKSHEIRVIMGLCSYRLTEEGKQSFLSQEWTVTPEANRVGYRFKGERLGFVPREQPFGAGSNPSNVVDLGYPIGSIQVPDGVEPIALLNDAVTGGGYATIATVISADLNRMAQIKSNEKVRFVSVTLEEALQARNEVKDKIAQIKQVITENGR, from the coding sequence ATGATTCACGTACTTAACCCCGGACTTCAAACCACGGTTCAGGATCAAGGCCGTATCGGCTATTATGAAATCGGTATGCCTCCCTCTGGCGCGATGGACAAATACTCATATACGATTGCCAATCTGCTTGTCGGTAACGACGAGAATGCGGCAGCATTGGAGATTACGTATATGGGTCCGACGCTTGAGTTTAGAGAGGATACGGTTATTGCTGTAACAGGTGGGGAGATTCCGCCGAAAATCAATGGAGAACCGATACCCATGTGGGAGACCGTTTCCGTTGCGTCTGGCGATCAATTATCGTTTGATTTTGTCAAGCAGGGAGCGCGGGTGTACCTGGCCGTTGCGGGTGGCGTGGATGTGCCGGTCATCATGGAATCGCGTTCTACGTATACATTGTGCGGTATTGGAGGGTTCGAAGGCCGTGCATTACAACAGGGAGATGAGCTTCATATTGGTAATGCTACTCGTGAATCCATCCGAATTGGAACCCGTGTGCCGGATGCATTGGTTCCGCAGTTTGCCAAGTCACATGAAATCAGGGTTATTATGGGGCTTTGCAGCTATCGCTTAACGGAGGAGGGTAAGCAGAGCTTCCTGTCTCAGGAGTGGACGGTGACGCCAGAAGCAAACCGCGTCGGATATCGCTTTAAAGGAGAACGTCTAGGCTTTGTGCCACGCGAGCAACCGTTCGGTGCGGGGAGTAATCCGTCGAATGTGGTGGACTTAGGGTATCCGATCGGCTCCATTCAGGTGCCGGATGGCGTAGAACCTATCGCTCTCTTAAATGATGCAGTGACAGGAGGCGGCTACGCTACAATTGCTACGGTTATCAGCGCTGATTTGAATCGAATGGCGCAGATTAAAAGCAATGAAAAAGTGCGTTTCGTATCCGTTACGCTAGAAGAAGCGCTACAGGCTAGAAACGAAGTGAAAGATAAGATTGCACAGATCAAGCAAGTAATTACAGAAAATGGGAGGTAA
- a CDS encoding 5-oxoprolinase subunit B family protein encodes MIRYEYGGDEFVFVELAEEMSLEANFRGMAITRKLRERQLPGILDICPSNASYMIRVDPDQLHPDALISELENLEKSVSLDDFQISARLVDVPVLFEDPWTHEALMRFRERHQDPNSTDLEYAARINGFTSKEELIEAITGFPYLVSMVGFVPGLPWCYQMVPREQQIEVPKYVRPRTFTPERAFGFGGAFAVIYPVQGAGGYQLFGIAAAPIYDREQRLPDFKDAMTFPKQGDIFRYRSITMDEYESIRKQVEDGTFRYLTKEITFTPDEVTENPQRFSENVLGRLYE; translated from the coding sequence ATGATACGTTACGAATATGGCGGAGATGAGTTTGTCTTTGTCGAACTAGCGGAAGAGATGAGCCTTGAGGCGAATTTCCGAGGGATGGCTATTACCCGGAAATTGAGAGAGAGACAGCTTCCGGGTATTCTCGATATTTGCCCTTCGAATGCTTCCTACATGATACGGGTCGATCCTGATCAATTGCATCCGGATGCTCTCATTTCAGAATTGGAAAATTTGGAAAAATCAGTCTCGTTGGATGATTTTCAAATTTCTGCCCGTCTAGTGGATGTACCGGTTTTATTCGAAGATCCATGGACGCATGAAGCGTTAATGCGTTTTCGGGAACGGCACCAGGACCCGAATTCTACAGACCTGGAATACGCGGCCCGCATTAATGGCTTTACATCCAAAGAAGAACTAATCGAGGCGATCACCGGATTTCCTTATCTTGTATCTATGGTGGGGTTTGTCCCGGGCCTGCCCTGGTGCTATCAGATGGTTCCGAGGGAGCAGCAGATCGAAGTGCCAAAATACGTTCGTCCACGTACCTTTACACCGGAGCGTGCATTTGGTTTTGGCGGAGCTTTTGCTGTCATTTATCCGGTCCAGGGTGCGGGCGGATATCAATTATTCGGTATAGCGGCCGCCCCTATTTACGACAGGGAGCAGCGCCTGCCGGACTTTAAAGACGCAATGACCTTCCCGAAACAGGGCGACATTTTCCGTTATCGTAGCATTACGATGGATGAATATGAGTCAATCCGAAAGCAGGTGGAAGACGGAACCTTCCGCTATTTGACCAAGGAGATTACCTTCACTCCGGATGAAGTGACCGAGAATCCGCAACGGTTCTCCGAAAACGTGTTGGGGAGGTTATATGAATGA
- a CDS encoding nucleotidyltransferase family protein, whose translation MQPNIAALILAAGASSRMGKPKQLLELDGKYMLERVIRLALSAEFTEVVAVVGCQSERIRQLIRIEDTRFRWEVNLDALMGQSTSLQAGFRALGEAVEGVMVLLGDQPFISEKTVRRVFEEGSSILNEVQGSFVIQPSFQGKIGHPVFFVRPPYADIFYLQGDQGAKGILEKLNGRILVPVADEGIVIDLDTPQDVKQYSFKSEK comes from the coding sequence ATGCAGCCTAACATAGCAGCTCTAATTCTTGCGGCTGGGGCGTCAAGCCGGATGGGAAAGCCTAAGCAATTGTTGGAGCTGGACGGGAAGTACATGTTGGAACGAGTCATCCGGCTGGCCCTATCTGCTGAGTTTACGGAGGTTGTGGCGGTAGTGGGGTGTCAGTCAGAACGAATCCGCCAGCTTATCAGAATAGAAGACACCAGATTCAGGTGGGAAGTGAATCTCGATGCACTAATGGGACAGAGTACATCGCTTCAAGCTGGATTTCGAGCGTTGGGAGAAGCGGTGGAAGGAGTGATGGTCTTGCTTGGGGATCAACCTTTCATTTCTGAAAAGACTGTTCGCCGCGTTTTTGAAGAAGGGAGCTCTATATTGAATGAAGTACAGGGCTCCTTCGTTATTCAGCCTTCATTTCAGGGAAAAATCGGGCACCCTGTATTTTTCGTTAGACCGCCGTATGCTGATATCTTCTACCTGCAGGGAGATCAAGGGGCTAAAGGTATTTTGGAGAAGCTTAACGGACGTATTCTCGTGCCGGTAGCAGATGAAGGAATTGTAATAGATTTAGATACACCGCAAGACGTCAAACAATATAGTTTCAAAAGTGAAAAGTAG
- a CDS encoding XdhC family protein — protein sequence MTENLQVALAIEEAVQSGRQTVLATVVKVKGSAYRREGAKMVIDGQGGTCGMISGGCLEPEVVQMAEDVIAKGTAMNKQYALDEDVVWGLGLGCPGTVDLYLEPVVLEDTKPSAPLGAWLICMKEKKAGVLGTVLNAEVEEERGRIFVPEEGLLAGSLGAYMLDEWFVKIARRKLEEQAPKSETKLFTLPDGEEVEIFIDVHVPPIELMIFGAGHDAIPLANISRTLGWETTVIDPRPAYNDEGRFPGANRILVHPSSFHEKVSIGRRTYVVVMNHHLERDQETLKFVLPSDTPYVGVLGPRSRQIRMLEAIEKEGTIFSPLCMERMYSPVGLDIGAVSPEEIAISIVAEILSVRNGHNGGFLQGKEAIHQPALHACRMNK from the coding sequence ATGACGGAAAATCTACAGGTAGCCCTGGCCATAGAAGAAGCGGTGCAATCGGGAAGGCAAACTGTGCTGGCAACCGTGGTGAAAGTGAAAGGATCCGCGTACCGGCGCGAAGGAGCGAAGATGGTCATTGATGGGCAAGGCGGTACGTGCGGCATGATTTCGGGTGGCTGTCTGGAGCCTGAGGTAGTGCAGATGGCTGAAGACGTTATCGCCAAAGGAACTGCGATGAACAAACAGTATGCCCTGGATGAAGATGTGGTATGGGGCCTGGGATTAGGCTGTCCAGGAACAGTGGATCTTTATTTGGAACCTGTTGTGCTTGAAGATACAAAACCGTCCGCTCCGCTTGGTGCTTGGTTAATCTGCATGAAGGAGAAAAAGGCCGGGGTACTCGGTACGGTGCTGAATGCGGAAGTGGAAGAAGAGCGAGGACGGATTTTTGTCCCTGAAGAAGGGCTGCTTGCCGGCAGCTTAGGTGCATATATGCTTGATGAATGGTTCGTAAAAATAGCAAGGCGCAAGTTGGAGGAACAAGCTCCGAAATCGGAGACGAAGCTTTTTACTTTGCCAGATGGAGAAGAGGTAGAGATATTCATCGATGTGCATGTCCCGCCGATTGAACTGATGATTTTCGGTGCCGGACATGATGCCATTCCGCTGGCGAATATAAGCCGTACGCTGGGATGGGAAACGACAGTAATTGATCCACGTCCCGCCTATAATGATGAAGGGCGCTTTCCGGGAGCGAATCGAATTCTCGTTCATCCTTCCTCCTTTCATGAGAAGGTAAGCATCGGTCGGCGGACATATGTAGTCGTGATGAATCATCATCTGGAACGAGATCAGGAAACGCTAAAATTCGTTCTGCCATCGGACACGCCGTACGTTGGTGTGCTGGGGCCGCGCTCTCGGCAGATTCGCATGCTTGAAGCGATCGAAAAAGAAGGAACGATATTTTCGCCTTTGTGCATGGAGAGGATGTACAGTCCAGTCGGCCTTGATATTGGCGCGGTATCACCAGAAGAAATCGCGATAAGTATTGTTGCGGAAATTCTATCGGTTCGAAATGGTCATAATGGCGGATTTCTTCAAGGAAAGGAAGCCATTCATCAACCGGCTCTTCATGCCTGCAGGATGAATAAGTAG
- a CDS encoding vWA domain-containing protein, whose product MYRVLSGHILRFCRHLRQNGVNVGPGEAMDALRALEAVDMADERDFHSALRLVLCSNPEEQEKFDRIYRLYFHSQYKKDGETGVPLFSEEAHTGHEKKKEELTTQRENGKRQERQAPGSAFAALSNDKMEESKGFSLSARLALYDVSSPVTPRIPQEKEAEMLKSARELSHQLRLRKSRRWKPMKHGVRPDIRKTFRRSVAYGGEVLSLARKGKPPCQAEFVLLCDGSRSMAGIAEMMLQFAWALTRSAKRVETFLFSTHLKRVTGQFKLAFGKTRPKLSVQGTEWGGSTRIGESLDAFVSRYGSRLLNPNTIVIIASDGLDTGGIEELEVAMRIIRRKAAGVIWLNPLLSLPGYLPEARGMKTALPYIDVFTSVDSLFSGLRWLKSIR is encoded by the coding sequence ATGTATAGGGTGCTGTCGGGTCATATTTTACGTTTTTGCCGACATCTTCGCCAGAATGGCGTAAACGTAGGACCTGGTGAAGCGATGGATGCCCTGCGGGCGCTTGAAGCGGTTGATATGGCTGACGAACGCGACTTCCATTCGGCACTTCGGCTGGTACTTTGCTCGAATCCGGAAGAGCAGGAGAAGTTCGATCGTATCTATCGACTATATTTTCACTCTCAGTATAAAAAAGACGGCGAAACGGGAGTTCCGTTGTTTTCGGAAGAAGCGCATACAGGCCATGAAAAGAAAAAGGAAGAACTTACCACTCAGAGAGAGAATGGAAAACGGCAAGAGCGGCAAGCGCCGGGAAGTGCATTTGCCGCGTTGTCGAACGATAAGATGGAGGAAAGTAAGGGATTCTCTCTTTCCGCTCGTCTTGCACTTTATGACGTAAGCAGTCCGGTAACTCCTCGTATCCCACAGGAAAAGGAAGCGGAGATGCTGAAAAGCGCAAGAGAACTTTCACATCAGCTGCGACTTCGTAAAAGCCGACGCTGGAAGCCGATGAAGCATGGCGTGCGACCTGATATACGCAAGACCTTCCGCAGGAGTGTGGCATATGGAGGAGAAGTTCTAAGCCTGGCTCGTAAAGGGAAGCCTCCATGTCAGGCGGAGTTTGTTCTGCTGTGTGACGGGAGCCGTTCCATGGCGGGCATTGCCGAGATGATGCTGCAATTCGCTTGGGCATTGACTCGTTCTGCGAAGCGGGTGGAAACGTTTCTGTTTTCTACCCATTTGAAGCGGGTTACAGGTCAATTTAAGCTTGCTTTTGGCAAGACAAGGCCGAAGCTTTCAGTACAAGGAACGGAATGGGGCGGCAGCACGCGCATCGGCGAGTCGCTAGATGCCTTTGTATCACGCTATGGCTCACGCCTGTTGAATCCGAATACGATAGTAATTATCGCCAGTGATGGATTGGATACAGGGGGCATAGAAGAGTTGGAGGTGGCTATGCGTATCATTCGTCGCAAAGCGGCAGGAGTAATATGGCTTAATCCCCTGCTGTCCTTGCCCGGCTATCTTCCGGAAGCGAGAGGGATGAAGACGGCTTTGCCCTACATTGATGTATTTACTTCTGTGGACAGCCTGTTTTCCGGTTTGCGATGGCTTAAATCAATACGATGA
- a CDS encoding AAA family ATPase gives MRRIETNIMSIEQAFREQGYVTDRSTATALHLVKALKKPLLVEGPAGVGKTEIAKVLARVLDTRLIRLQCYEGLDVNTALYEWNYQKQLLHLKLTEQSKMTPAEREAEIFSSDFLLRRPLLEAISDADASPVLLIDEVDRADEEFEAFLLELLAEFQITVPELGTLRAKHRPYVILTSNRTRDLSEALRRRCLYHWISYPEPEKEKEILASRLPGIDTRLAGQIVSIMERIRRMPLDKIPGVAESLDWAHALTVLHQGELNVQTVKETLGCIAKDLEDWKQIEQALEEGWMSGNV, from the coding sequence ATGAGACGAATCGAGACGAACATCATGTCCATTGAACAAGCTTTCCGAGAGCAAGGCTATGTAACAGACCGTTCGACTGCCACAGCGCTGCACCTCGTGAAGGCACTGAAAAAACCGCTGCTTGTGGAAGGACCTGCAGGCGTGGGAAAAACTGAAATCGCTAAGGTATTGGCCCGTGTACTGGATACACGACTCATTCGGCTGCAGTGTTACGAAGGGCTGGACGTGAATACGGCGTTATATGAATGGAACTATCAGAAACAGCTTCTTCATCTTAAACTAACGGAACAAAGTAAAATGACGCCAGCGGAAAGAGAAGCGGAAATCTTCAGTTCAGATTTTCTGCTTCGTCGCCCACTTCTTGAAGCAATCTCAGATGCGGATGCTTCGCCAGTACTGCTGATAGACGAAGTGGACAGGGCGGATGAGGAATTTGAAGCATTTCTGCTGGAGCTGCTGGCCGAATTTCAGATAACGGTTCCTGAGCTTGGCACGCTTCGCGCTAAGCATCGCCCCTATGTTATTTTAACGTCCAACCGGACGCGGGATTTGAGTGAAGCTCTGCGACGCAGGTGCCTGTATCATTGGATTTCATATCCGGAGCCGGAGAAGGAGAAGGAGATTCTTGCTTCACGATTACCGGGCATTGACACGCGATTAGCAGGACAAATTGTAAGCATAATGGAGAGAATACGCCGCATGCCGCTTGATAAAATTCCGGGTGTCGCGGAAAGTCTGGATTGGGCACACGCTTTGACTGTACTCCATCAGGGAGAATTGAATGTGCAAACCGTAAAAGAAACGCTTGGATGTATCGCTAAGGACCTGGAAGATTGGAAACAGATTGAACAGGCGCTAGAAGAAGGGTGGATGTCCGGCAATGTATAG
- a CDS encoding FAD binding domain-containing protein, with protein MIPSTFDYVRAETVEDAIKLLAESEGEGKLLAGGHSLLPLMKFRLTSPGTLIDISHISSLRGVQMKDERLVVGALTTHRDVVRNQLVQEHIPVLAQTARQIGDIQVRNRGTVGGNIAHADPAADLPGVALALEAEIELQDEDGKEWVSADGFFFGPLLTALPETSVLTAVSFLIPPAHTKSVYVKYEHPASGYAVVGVCVIAGKNASGKVDFIRVGINGVSDVAYRASSVEEALLGAVVTEENIRKAATLATKDAEMGGDMFASAEYRSHLCGVYTERALKQVLL; from the coding sequence ATGATACCGAGCACGTTCGACTATGTCCGCGCCGAAACGGTAGAAGACGCCATTAAGTTGCTAGCGGAAAGTGAAGGAGAAGGGAAGTTGCTTGCCGGAGGCCACAGCTTACTGCCGTTAATGAAATTCCGCTTGACTTCTCCGGGTACATTAATCGACATCAGTCATATTTCCAGTTTGCGGGGCGTTCAGATGAAGGATGAGAGGCTGGTAGTTGGTGCGCTTACTACCCATCGTGACGTGGTCCGGAACCAGCTCGTGCAGGAGCATATCCCTGTGCTTGCACAGACTGCCCGCCAAATCGGAGATATACAGGTTCGTAACCGCGGCACGGTTGGGGGAAACATCGCTCACGCCGATCCGGCCGCTGATTTGCCAGGTGTTGCACTTGCATTGGAAGCGGAGATCGAACTGCAGGATGAAGACGGTAAAGAGTGGGTAAGTGCCGATGGTTTTTTCTTCGGTCCGCTGCTGACCGCTTTGCCTGAGACGAGTGTTCTGACCGCTGTTTCTTTCCTTATTCCGCCCGCGCATACGAAGAGCGTCTATGTAAAATATGAACATCCAGCTTCAGGCTATGCGGTAGTTGGGGTATGCGTGATTGCAGGGAAAAATGCTAGCGGCAAGGTGGATTTCATCCGTGTTGGAATTAATGGGGTAAGTGATGTTGCCTATCGGGCTTCTTCGGTAGAAGAAGCGCTGTTGGGTGCAGTGGTGACAGAAGAAAACATACGCAAAGCGGCGACGCTGGCGACAAAAGATGCAGAGATGGGCGGGGACATGTTTGCTTCCGCAGAATACAGAAGTCATCTCTGTGGCGTATATACGGAACGTGCGTTAAAACAAGTATTGTTGTAA